From Methylocystis sp. ATCC 49242, one genomic window encodes:
- the carB gene encoding carbamoyl-phosphate synthase large subunit, with protein MPKRTDISTILIIGAGPIVIGQACEFDYSGTQACKALKAEGYRIVLVNSNPATIMTDPDLAHRTYVEPITPEFVAKVIEKERYAVPGGFALLPTMGGQTALNCALSLEKMGVLKKFDVEMIGATAHAIDKAEDRELFREAMTKIGLETPRSHHIKTLPQALEALDDIGLPAIIRPSFTLGGTGGGIAYNKAEFIEIVERGIDASPTNEVLVEESVLGWKEYEMEVVRDKADNCIIVCSIENIDPMGVHTGDSITVAPALTLTDKEYQIMRDASLAVLREIGVETGGSNVQFAVDPRTGRMIVIEMNPRVSRSSALASKATGFPIAKVAARLAVGYTLDEIANDITGGATPASFEPTIDYVVTKIPRFAFEKFPGAEPVLTTAMKSVGEAMAIGRNFAESLQKALRSLETGLSGLDEIEIEGLGKGDDMNVLRGALGTPTPDRLLVVGQALRLGMSRQEIHEACKIDPWFIDRLAEIVALEDKVRKFGLPKDAENFRKLKFAGFSDVRLATLTGLEEKDVRAARHALQVRPVYKRIDTCAAEFASPTAYMYSTYEAPFIGAPESEARPTDKKKIVILGGGPNRIGQGIEFDYCCCHACFALADAGYETIMINCNPETVSTDYDTSDRLYFEPLTNEDVAEILDVEKSNGTLVGVIVQYGGQTPLKLAHGLAQAGAPILGTPVDSIDLAEDRDRFKRLLDKLGLKQPKNGIAYSVEQSRIVAGELGLPLVVRPSYVLGGRAMAIIRDQSELDEYLLGTLPTLVPSEIKARYPNDKTGQINMVLGKNPLLFDRYLTDAIEVDVDCLADGEQAAIAGVMEHIEEAGIHSGDSACSLPPRSLPPETILALEEQTKSLAMALGVVGLMNVQFALKDGEIYVLEVNPRASRTVPFVAKVVGVPVAKIAARVMAGEKLANFTLPDTRPAHVGVKEAVFPFARFPGVDTVLGPEMRSTGEVIGLDRCFDAAFVKSQLGGGTKAPREGVVFVSVRDEDKSRVVPAIRLLKEIGFSVVATGGTARYLVEQGISAQKINKVSEGRPHIVDAIKNGSIQLVFNTTEGAQALADSRSLRRAALLHKVPYYTTLAGAIAAAQGIQAYVSGDLEARALQDYFEPRN; from the coding sequence ATGCCGAAAAGAACCGACATATCGACAATCCTGATCATCGGCGCGGGGCCCATCGTCATCGGACAGGCCTGCGAGTTCGACTACTCCGGCACGCAGGCCTGCAAGGCGCTGAAGGCCGAGGGGTACCGGATCGTGCTCGTCAACTCCAATCCGGCGACGATCATGACCGACCCGGATCTGGCGCATCGAACCTATGTCGAGCCGATCACGCCGGAATTCGTCGCCAAGGTCATCGAGAAGGAGCGCTATGCGGTCCCCGGCGGCTTCGCGCTGCTGCCGACCATGGGCGGCCAGACCGCGCTGAACTGCGCGCTCAGCCTCGAAAAAATGGGCGTGCTGAAGAAATTCGACGTCGAGATGATCGGCGCCACGGCGCACGCCATCGACAAGGCGGAGGACCGCGAACTCTTCCGCGAGGCGATGACCAAGATCGGTCTGGAGACGCCGCGCTCGCACCATATCAAGACGCTGCCGCAGGCGCTGGAGGCGCTGGACGACATCGGCCTGCCCGCCATCATCCGGCCGTCGTTCACGCTGGGCGGCACCGGCGGCGGCATCGCCTACAACAAGGCCGAGTTCATCGAGATCGTCGAGCGCGGCATCGACGCTTCGCCGACCAATGAGGTTCTGGTCGAGGAAAGCGTCCTCGGCTGGAAGGAATACGAGATGGAGGTCGTCCGCGACAAGGCGGACAACTGCATCATCGTCTGCTCCATCGAGAACATCGACCCGATGGGCGTTCACACCGGCGACTCGATCACCGTCGCCCCGGCGCTGACGCTGACGGACAAAGAATATCAGATCATGCGCGACGCCTCGCTCGCCGTGCTGCGCGAGATCGGCGTCGAGACCGGCGGCTCCAACGTGCAATTCGCGGTCGATCCGCGCACCGGCCGCATGATCGTCATCGAAATGAACCCGCGCGTGTCGCGCTCCTCGGCGCTGGCGTCCAAGGCCACGGGCTTCCCCATCGCCAAGGTCGCCGCACGCCTCGCGGTAGGCTACACGCTCGACGAGATCGCCAACGACATCACCGGCGGCGCCACGCCCGCCTCCTTCGAGCCGACGATCGATTATGTCGTCACGAAGATCCCTCGTTTCGCCTTCGAGAAATTTCCGGGCGCCGAGCCGGTCCTGACTACCGCGATGAAATCGGTCGGCGAGGCGATGGCCATCGGCCGCAATTTCGCCGAGTCGCTGCAGAAGGCGCTCCGCTCGCTGGAGACCGGCCTTTCCGGTCTCGACGAGATCGAGATCGAGGGGCTGGGCAAGGGCGACGACATGAACGTGCTGCGCGGCGCGCTCGGCACGCCGACGCCGGATCGCCTGCTCGTCGTCGGTCAGGCGCTGCGCCTCGGCATGTCCCGGCAAGAGATTCACGAGGCCTGCAAGATCGATCCGTGGTTCATCGACCGCCTCGCGGAAATCGTGGCGCTCGAAGACAAGGTGCGAAAATTCGGCCTGCCGAAAGACGCCGAGAATTTCCGCAAACTGAAATTCGCCGGCTTCTCCGACGTGCGCCTCGCGACGCTGACGGGACTTGAGGAGAAAGACGTGCGGGCCGCCCGCCACGCGCTGCAGGTCCGTCCGGTCTACAAGCGCATCGACACCTGCGCGGCGGAGTTCGCCTCGCCCACGGCCTACATGTATTCGACCTACGAGGCGCCTTTCATCGGCGCGCCCGAGAGCGAAGCCCGGCCGACGGACAAGAAGAAGATCGTCATTCTCGGCGGCGGGCCGAACCGCATCGGACAAGGCATCGAATTCGATTATTGCTGCTGCCACGCCTGTTTCGCCCTGGCCGACGCCGGCTATGAGACGATCATGATCAATTGCAATCCTGAGACGGTCTCCACCGACTACGACACTTCGGATCGCCTCTATTTCGAGCCGCTTACGAACGAGGACGTCGCGGAGATTCTCGATGTCGAGAAGTCGAACGGAACGCTCGTCGGCGTAATCGTCCAGTACGGCGGGCAAACGCCGCTGAAGCTCGCGCATGGTCTCGCGCAGGCGGGCGCGCCCATTCTCGGCACGCCGGTCGATTCGATCGACCTCGCCGAGGACCGCGACCGCTTCAAGCGCCTGCTCGACAAGCTCGGACTGAAACAGCCGAAGAACGGCATCGCCTATTCGGTCGAGCAGTCGCGCATCGTCGCAGGCGAACTCGGGCTGCCGCTCGTCGTGCGCCCGTCCTACGTGCTCGGCGGCCGCGCCATGGCCATCATCCGCGACCAGTCGGAGCTCGACGAATATCTGCTCGGCACGCTGCCGACGCTAGTGCCCTCCGAGATCAAGGCGCGCTATCCCAATGACAAGACCGGGCAGATCAATATGGTGCTCGGCAAGAATCCGCTGCTCTTCGACCGCTATCTCACCGATGCAATCGAAGTGGACGTGGACTGCCTCGCCGACGGCGAGCAGGCGGCAATCGCCGGCGTGATGGAGCACATCGAGGAAGCGGGCATCCACTCGGGCGACTCCGCCTGCTCCCTGCCGCCGCGCTCCCTGCCGCCGGAAACCATCCTGGCGCTCGAGGAGCAGACGAAGAGCCTCGCCATGGCGCTTGGCGTCGTCGGCCTGATGAATGTGCAATTTGCGCTCAAGGACGGCGAGATCTACGTTCTCGAAGTCAATCCGCGCGCCTCGCGCACGGTGCCCTTCGTGGCCAAGGTCGTCGGCGTGCCGGTCGCCAAGATCGCCGCGCGGGTGATGGCGGGCGAAAAGCTCGCGAATTTCACCCTGCCCGACACGCGCCCGGCCCATGTCGGCGTGAAGGAGGCGGTCTTCCCCTTCGCGCGTTTCCCCGGCGTCGACACGGTCCTCGGCCCCGAGATGCGCTCGACCGGCGAAGTCATCGGTCTGGACCGTTGCTTCGACGCGGCCTTCGTAAAGAGCCAGCTCGGCGGCGGAACGAAAGCGCCGCGCGAGGGCGTGGTCTTCGTATCGGTCCGCGACGAGGACAAGTCCCGGGTCGTTCCCGCCATCCGGCTTCTCAAAGAGATCGGCTTTTCCGTCGTCGCGACCGGCGGCACGGCGCGCTATCTGGTCGAACAGGGCATCTCGGCGCAGAAGATCAACAAGGTCTCGGAGGGCCGGCCGCATATCGTCGACGCAATCAAGAACGGCTCGATCCAGCTCGTGTTCAACACGACGGAGGGCGCTCAGGCGCTCGCCGACTCCCGTTCCTTGCGCCGCGCGGCGCTTCTGCATAAGGTTCCATATTATACCACCCTGGCGGGGGCCATCGCCGCCGCTCAGGGCATTCAGGCATATGTTTCGGGAGATCTGGAAGCGCGGGCGTTGCAGGATTACTTCGAGCCCCGCAACTGA
- the greA gene encoding transcription elongation factor GreA, which produces MDKVPMTAPGYAALAEELRRRQQEDRPRIIQQISEARAHGDLSENAEYHAAKEAQSLNEGRIAELEDKLSRAEVIDVSKLTGSTIKFGATVTVVDEDTDEEKAYQIVGETEADVKSGRVSITSPIARALIGKTVGDTVEVKTPGGGKSYEILKVAFV; this is translated from the coding sequence ATGGACAAGGTGCCCATGACAGCCCCCGGCTACGCCGCGCTCGCAGAAGAACTGCGCCGCCGGCAGCAGGAAGACCGCCCGCGCATCATCCAGCAGATCTCGGAGGCGCGCGCCCATGGCGACCTCTCGGAGAACGCCGAATATCACGCCGCCAAGGAAGCGCAGTCGCTCAACGAGGGCCGCATCGCCGAGCTGGAGGACAAGCTCTCGCGCGCCGAGGTGATCGACGTGTCCAAGCTCACGGGCTCGACCATCAAGTTCGGCGCGACAGTCACTGTCGTCGACGAGGACACCGACGAGGAAAAGGCCTATCAGATCGTCGGCGAGACCGAGGCCGACGTTAAGAGCGGCCGCGTCTCCATCACGAGCCCCATCGCCCGCGCGCTGATCGGCAAGACGGTCGGCGACACGGTGGAGGTGAAAACCCCCGGCGGCGGCAAAAGCTACGAGATATTGAAGGTCGCGTTTGTGTGA
- a CDS encoding mitochondrial fission ELM1 family protein, with product MCDGARSGPLPASGESSFAPLLPPATTLRILSDGRAGHEAQTLGIAEALGLTPDIRRIAPRKFYDWIAPFGPPDPQDAPAFAPPYPDIAIAAGRRTIPALRRLKRDSGGATFTVYVNRPTTGPGTADLIVAPRHDRLYAPNVISALTPANRVTPERLARARAAPDPRIAALPRPRAAMLIGSAEGVVYDLDFIASYLLAAGESVMATPSRRTPPEISRMLRGALSAPGGYFWGGEGENPYLSMLANADRIIVTGDSVNMVGEAVATGAPVHVIEPFVTRRKLRAYLAALEKAGAIRIWSGPFDDWTYKPINSTPTIARGVAEAFRRFAA from the coding sequence TTGTGTGACGGAGCCCGCTCGGGTCCTCTCCCCGCTAGCGGGGAGAGTAGTTTTGCGCCCCTCCTGCCGCCCGCGACCACCCTTCGCATCCTCTCCGACGGCCGCGCCGGCCATGAGGCGCAGACGCTGGGGATCGCCGAGGCGCTTGGCCTGACGCCCGACATCAGGCGCATCGCGCCTCGAAAATTCTACGACTGGATCGCGCCCTTCGGACCGCCCGACCCGCAGGACGCGCCAGCCTTCGCGCCGCCTTACCCCGACATCGCCATCGCCGCAGGGCGCCGCACGATACCCGCGCTGCGGCGGCTGAAGCGGGATTCGGGCGGCGCAACTTTCACGGTCTACGTCAACAGGCCGACGACCGGGCCGGGAACAGCCGACCTGATCGTCGCGCCCCGCCATGACCGCCTCTACGCCCCTAACGTCATTTCGGCGCTCACCCCGGCGAATCGCGTCACGCCCGAGCGCCTCGCCCGAGCGCGCGCCGCGCCCGATCCGCGCATCGCCGCCCTGCCCCGGCCCCGAGCCGCCATGCTGATCGGCAGCGCCGAGGGCGTTGTTTACGATCTCGATTTCATTGCGAGTTACCTGCTCGCCGCCGGCGAAAGCGTGATGGCGACGCCCTCCCGCCGCACGCCGCCGGAAATCTCACGAATGTTGCGCGGGGCGCTCTCCGCTCCGGGCGGCTATTTCTGGGGTGGCGAAGGCGAGAACCCCTATTTATCCATGCTCGCCAACGCCGACCGCATCATTGTCACGGGCGACAGCGTGAATATGGTGGGAGAGGCCGTCGCGACCGGCGCGCCGGTGCATGTCATCGAGCCCTTCGTGACGCGCAGAAAGCTCAGGGCCTATCTCGCCGCGCTGGAGAAAGCGGGCGCCATCCGCATCTGGAGCGGTCCTTTCGATGACTGGACCTACAAGCCGATCAACTCCACGCCGACGATCGCGCGCGGCGTCGCGGAAGCCTTCCGGCGCTTCGCGGCATGA
- the trxB gene encoding thioredoxin-disulfide reductase, translated as MSAPQHARVIIIGSGPAGYTAAIYSARALLEPMLIAGFDQGGQLMITTDVENYPGFAEPIQGPWLMEQMRLQAEHVGAKLVSDHIVEARLDRRPFTLIGDSGKTYTCDALIIATGAKAKWLGLPSEEKFKGFGVSACATCDGFFFRGKKVVVVGGGNTAVEEALYLSNLASHVTLVHRRDTLRSERVLQERLSKRENISVLFDHVIDEITGDDEPPTVSGVRVKNVKTGETQTLDVEGVFIAIGHAPASELFKGQLTLKPSGYIAVEPGTTRTNIAGVYAAGDVADEVYRQAVTAAGLGCMAALEVEKFLLDA; from the coding sequence ATGTCAGCCCCACAACACGCGCGCGTCATCATCATCGGCTCCGGGCCGGCCGGCTATACGGCGGCGATCTACTCTGCGCGAGCCCTCCTCGAACCGATGCTGATCGCCGGCTTCGATCAGGGCGGGCAGCTCATGATCACCACCGACGTAGAGAATTACCCCGGCTTCGCCGAGCCCATTCAAGGCCCCTGGCTGATGGAGCAGATGCGACTGCAGGCTGAGCATGTCGGCGCGAAGCTCGTCTCGGATCACATCGTGGAAGCGCGGCTCGACAGGCGCCCCTTCACGCTCATCGGCGACAGCGGAAAGACCTATACCTGCGACGCGCTGATCATTGCGACCGGCGCCAAGGCGAAATGGCTCGGCCTGCCGAGCGAAGAGAAATTCAAGGGCTTCGGCGTATCCGCCTGCGCCACCTGCGACGGCTTCTTTTTCCGCGGCAAGAAGGTCGTCGTGGTCGGAGGCGGCAATACGGCGGTCGAGGAGGCGCTCTATCTCTCCAACCTCGCCTCGCATGTCACCCTGGTGCATCGACGCGACACGCTGCGCTCCGAGCGCGTGCTGCAGGAGCGCCTGAGCAAGCGCGAAAACATCTCCGTCCTCTTCGACCACGTCATCGACGAGATCACGGGCGACGACGAGCCGCCGACCGTTTCGGGCGTGAGGGTGAAGAACGTCAAGACCGGCGAGACGCAGACGCTCGACGTGGAGGGAGTCTTCATCGCCATCGGACATGCGCCGGCGTCCGAACTCTTCAAGGGTCAGCTTACCCTGAAGCCGTCCGGCTACATCGCCGTTGAGCCGGGCACGACGCGCACCAATATTGCGGGTGTCTATGCGGCGGGCGACGTCGCGGACGAGGTTTACCGCCAGGCGGTGACGGCCGCGGGGCTCGGCTGCATGGCCGCGCTCGAGGTGGAGAAGTTCCTGCTGGACGCGTGA
- a CDS encoding CDGSH iron-sulfur domain-containing protein encodes MTERVIFQKKAMPIEVEAGKTYYWCACGRSAKQPFCDGAHKGTGIEPVAYKAEATGKAFFCGCKHSKKEPLCDGTHKEL; translated from the coding sequence GTGACGGAACGCGTGATCTTCCAGAAGAAAGCCATGCCGATCGAGGTCGAGGCCGGCAAGACCTACTACTGGTGCGCCTGCGGACGCAGCGCCAAACAGCCGTTCTGCGACGGCGCCCACAAGGGCACGGGGATCGAGCCGGTCGCCTACAAGGCGGAGGCGACCGGCAAGGCTTTCTTCTGCGGCTGCAAGCACAGCAAGAAGGAGCCGCTCTGCGACGGCACACACAAGGAGCTGTGA
- a CDS encoding endonuclease domain-containing protein, with protein MGNKSDRSDPRTSRARALRRDATPAERKLWSQLKQLEIAGSHFRRQAPIGPYFADFACYRTRLVVEVDGEQHGIDAARRHDEARTRFLQSNGYRVLRFWNAEVLSNLESVVDTVCAALYQTPEQ; from the coding sequence ATGGGCAACAAATCCGACCGATCCGACCCGAGAACTTCCCGCGCCAGAGCGCTCAGACGCGACGCCACTCCGGCCGAGCGAAAACTCTGGTCACAACTGAAGCAGCTGGAAATCGCCGGCAGCCACTTTCGCCGCCAGGCGCCTATCGGGCCCTATTTTGCCGACTTCGCCTGTTATCGCACCCGCCTTGTTGTCGAAGTTGACGGCGAGCAGCACGGCATCGACGCGGCACGCCGCCACGACGAGGCCCGAACGCGTTTTCTCCAGTCGAATGGCTACCGCGTGCTACGCTTTTGGAACGCGGAAGTCCTGAGTAACCTCGAAAGCGTTGTGGACACGGTTTGCGCCGCGCTCTACCAAACACCCGAGCAGTAA
- the glyS gene encoding glycine--tRNA ligase subunit beta, which produces MPDLLLELFSEEIPARMQRQAADDLRRLVTNALVERGLTYEGASAYATPRRLALQVVGLPGRQPDVREERKGPRVGAPDAAIQGFLKSAGLASLDQARIEKDKKGAEFYLAVIERPGAETIQVLAEILPGIVKGFPWPKSMRWGAASERTDSLRWVRPLHSIVATFGPETETPDVVPFEVDGIIAGNTTHGHRFMAPAAIHVKRFEDYAMSLERARVVIDPERRRDIILHDAKDLAFAQGLELVEDAGLLEEVAGLVEWPVTLMGSFDESFLSIPPEVIRATIRVNQKCFVLRKDGKLTNRFILVSNIEASDHGATIVAGNQRVIAARLSDAKFFYETDLKTKLEDRLPKLDQIVFHEKLGTQGERVKRIAALARELAPIVGADPDKAARAATLCKADLVSEMVGEFPELQGLMGSYYASAQGEDPSVANACYEHYKPQGQGDYAPKDPVSIAVALADKLDTLVGFWAIDEKPTGSKDPYALRRAALGVIRIILENELRLQALPIFDCQYNVFSFHGKTLKETSEGMVGTSAISLLEFFIDRLKVYLRDKGARYDLIDAALGAVAFDESEEETASAALQDDLLMITKKVEALDKFLATDDGKNLLAGYKRAVNILKAEEKKDGPRAYYHRHAPNLRVEPQEHKLAAAIARAREETTEKLEKEDFAGAMRSLAKLRDPVDAFFEHVTVNADNADLRLNRLRLLAELRRVMMGVADFGKIAGEAGTA; this is translated from the coding sequence ATGCCCGACCTTCTCCTTGAACTCTTTTCCGAAGAAATTCCCGCGCGCATGCAGCGTCAGGCGGCCGACGACCTCAGGCGGCTCGTCACCAATGCGCTCGTTGAGCGCGGCCTGACCTATGAGGGCGCGAGCGCTTACGCCACGCCGCGTCGCCTTGCTTTGCAGGTCGTTGGCCTGCCCGGCCGCCAGCCGGACGTGCGCGAGGAGCGGAAAGGTCCGCGCGTCGGCGCGCCGGACGCGGCCATACAGGGGTTTCTGAAAAGCGCGGGGCTGGCGTCGCTCGATCAGGCGAGGATCGAGAAGGACAAGAAAGGCGCGGAATTCTATCTCGCCGTCATCGAGCGCCCGGGCGCCGAGACGATTCAGGTGCTTGCGGAAATCCTGCCCGGAATCGTCAAGGGCTTTCCCTGGCCGAAATCGATGCGCTGGGGCGCGGCCTCGGAGCGCACGGACTCGCTGCGCTGGGTGCGCCCGCTCCATTCCATTGTCGCGACCTTCGGGCCAGAGACCGAAACCCCGGACGTCGTGCCTTTCGAGGTGGACGGGATCATCGCGGGCAATACGACGCACGGCCACCGCTTCATGGCGCCGGCGGCGATCCATGTGAAGCGCTTCGAGGATTATGCAATGTCGCTCGAGCGCGCCAGGGTCGTCATCGACCCCGAGCGCCGGCGCGACATCATCCTGCACGACGCGAAAGACCTCGCCTTCGCGCAGGGGCTGGAGCTGGTGGAGGACGCGGGCCTGCTGGAAGAAGTGGCGGGGCTCGTGGAATGGCCCGTGACGCTGATGGGCAGTTTCGACGAGAGCTTCCTCTCCATTCCGCCGGAAGTCATTCGCGCGACGATCCGCGTGAACCAGAAATGCTTCGTGCTGCGCAAGGACGGCAAGCTTACCAACCGCTTCATCCTCGTCTCGAATATCGAGGCGAGCGACCATGGCGCGACGATCGTCGCGGGCAATCAGCGCGTCATCGCGGCGCGCCTGTCGGATGCGAAATTCTTCTACGAGACCGATCTGAAGACAAAACTCGAAGACCGACTGCCGAAGCTCGATCAGATCGTTTTCCATGAGAAGCTCGGCACGCAGGGCGAGCGCGTGAAGCGCATTGCGGCGCTGGCGCGGGAGCTGGCGCCGATCGTCGGCGCCGACCCCGACAAGGCCGCGCGCGCCGCGACGCTCTGCAAGGCCGATCTCGTCTCGGAAATGGTTGGCGAATTCCCCGAGCTTCAGGGATTGATGGGCAGCTATTACGCGAGCGCGCAAGGCGAAGACCCGTCTGTCGCAAACGCCTGCTACGAGCATTACAAGCCGCAGGGCCAGGGCGACTATGCGCCCAAGGACCCGGTGTCCATCGCCGTGGCGCTGGCCGACAAGCTGGATACGCTCGTCGGATTCTGGGCGATCGATGAGAAGCCGACGGGAAGCAAGGACCCTTACGCGCTGCGCAGGGCGGCGTTGGGGGTGATCAGGATCATATTGGAAAATGAGCTGCGCTTGCAGGCGCTGCCAATTTTCGATTGTCAATACAATGTGTTCTCATTCCACGGCAAAACCCTGAAGGAAACCAGTGAAGGGATGGTCGGCACGAGCGCCATCAGCCTCCTCGAATTCTTCATCGACCGCCTGAAGGTCTACTTGCGAGACAAGGGCGCCAGGTACGATCTTATCGATGCGGCGCTCGGCGCCGTTGCGTTCGATGAGTCCGAGGAGGAGACTGCGAGCGCGGCGTTACAGGACGACCTGCTCATGATTACGAAAAAAGTTGAAGCGCTCGATAAATTTCTCGCAACCGACGACGGCAAGAACCTGCTCGCGGGCTACAAGCGCGCCGTCAACATTCTGAAAGCCGAAGAGAAAAAGGACGGGCCGCGCGCCTACTACCACCGCCATGCGCCGAACCTGCGCGTCGAGCCGCAGGAGCACAAGCTCGCCGCGGCCATCGCGCGGGCGCGCGAGGAGACGACTGAAAAGCTGGAGAAGGAAGATTTCGCTGGCGCCATGCGCTCGCTTGCGAAACTGCGCGATCCGGTGGACGCCTTCTTCGAGCATGTGACGGTGAACGCCGACAACGCCGATCTGCGCCTCAACCGCCTGCGCCTGCTCGCGGAATTGCGCCGCGTGATGATGGGCGTCGCGGATTTCGGGAAAATCGCGGGAGAGGCCGGGACGGCGTAA
- a CDS encoding ABC transporter substrate-binding protein, with product MKTISRTARQSLVSAAFRAAACVAVVALAACNPTTGPGIPGMRDLRLGAPAGPAAPTDQQADAGEVIGNGAVKIGLVVPLTGANGPSSVGASLRNAAKLAYADSGTNDVTILVKDDRSTPAGAAAATQAAINEGAEIILGPVFATDVKEAGRVARSSSRPVIAFSTDASAAGRGNYLLSFLVEGYVERGVEFAAQKGKKSIAALVPENDYGTLAMAQFQQSAANHGLRVPMIERYKPGASAESVKRLAAARDQFDALFIPEQADAMAAVSKELVANGLDSKKVQIIGTGLWNDSRTLALPALQGAWFTAPENAGFNAFAQRYKAKFGSDPARIATLAYDAVSLAIALSRTQGSQRYSESVLTNPSGFNGADGVFRFRPDGMNERGLSVLEINGGAAKIISPAPRSFTGNGA from the coding sequence ATGAAGACTATTTCTCGAACCGCGCGCCAGAGCCTTGTCTCCGCCGCCTTCCGTGCTGCGGCATGCGTCGCGGTCGTCGCGCTTGCGGCCTGTAATCCCACGACAGGACCGGGCATTCCGGGTATGCGCGATCTGCGCCTCGGCGCGCCCGCCGGCCCCGCCGCCCCGACCGATCAGCAGGCGGACGCCGGCGAAGTCATCGGCAACGGCGCCGTGAAGATCGGCCTTGTCGTGCCGTTGACCGGCGCGAACGGCCCATCCTCGGTCGGCGCGTCGCTGCGCAACGCCGCCAAGCTTGCTTATGCCGACAGCGGCACGAACGACGTCACGATCCTCGTGAAAGACGACCGCTCGACGCCCGCCGGAGCCGCCGCGGCGACGCAGGCGGCGATCAACGAGGGCGCCGAAATCATCCTCGGTCCGGTGTTCGCGACGGATGTGAAGGAGGCGGGCCGGGTCGCCCGTTCTTCGAGTCGCCCGGTCATCGCCTTCTCGACCGACGCTTCGGCGGCGGGACGAGGCAATTATCTCCTGTCTTTCCTCGTCGAGGGCTATGTCGAGCGCGGCGTCGAATTCGCCGCACAAAAGGGCAAGAAGTCCATTGCGGCGCTGGTGCCGGAGAACGACTACGGCACGCTGGCGATGGCGCAGTTCCAGCAGAGCGCCGCCAATCACGGGCTGCGTGTCCCGATGATCGAGCGTTACAAGCCCGGCGCCTCCGCCGAGTCGGTGAAGCGCCTCGCGGCCGCGCGCGACCAGTTCGACGCGCTCTTCATTCCCGAGCAGGCCGACGCCATGGCGGCGGTCTCGAAGGAGCTCGTGGCCAACGGCCTCGACTCGAAGAAAGTGCAGATCATCGGCACCGGCCTGTGGAACGACTCACGCACGCTCGCCCTGCCGGCCCTGCAGGGCGCATGGTTCACGGCGCCGGAGAACGCCGGCTTCAACGCCTTCGCGCAGCGTTACAAGGCGAAATTCGGCTCGGACCCGGCGCGCATCGCGACGCTCGCATACGACGCCGTGTCCTTGGCCATCGCCCTCTCGCGCACGCAGGGGTCGCAGCGCTATTCGGAAAGCGTGCTCACCAATCCGTCGGGCTTCAACGGCGCGGACGGCGTGTTCCGCTTCCGCCCTGATGGCATGAACGAGCGCGGCCTGTCGGTGCTGGAGATCAACGGCGGCGCCGCGAAGATCATCTCGCCCGCGCCGCGCTCCTTCACGGGGAATGGGGCGTAA
- the rsmI gene encoding 16S rRNA (cytidine(1402)-2'-O)-methyltransferase, whose amino-acid sequence MASDVDSPSAASYTAFGLRAEAEKIEPGLHVVATPIGNLKDISFRALSTLAAADAVIAEDTRVTKTLLAHYGISTPLVAYHEHNARVIRPHLLARLESGARLALVSDAGTPLVSDPGFKLVQEALEKGLHVTAVPGPSAVLTALVVAGLPTDRFFFEGFLPHKSGSRRARLAELAHVPGTLVFFESPRRLAETLEDCAAALGPRNAAIARELTKMYESVRRGPLDELAAALAREEPPRGEIVLLVAPPEAGAAELAEADLDAKINEALGAYSVKDAASVVSAATGRPRRQVYARALQLAAEREKAPPRP is encoded by the coding sequence ATGGCCAGCGACGTCGACTCCCCCTCCGCCGCGAGCTACACCGCCTTCGGCTTGCGCGCCGAGGCGGAAAAAATCGAACCGGGGCTTCATGTTGTCGCGACCCCTATCGGCAATCTGAAGGATATTTCCTTCCGCGCGCTGTCGACGCTCGCCGCCGCCGACGCGGTCATCGCCGAGGACACGCGCGTCACCAAGACGCTGCTGGCGCATTACGGCATATCGACGCCGCTCGTCGCCTATCACGAGCACAACGCCAGGGTGATTCGCCCGCATCTGCTGGCGCGGCTCGAGTCCGGGGCCAGACTGGCGCTGGTCTCGGACGCCGGCACGCCGCTCGTCTCCGACCCCGGCTTCAAGCTGGTGCAGGAGGCGCTGGAAAAGGGCCTGCATGTCACGGCCGTTCCCGGCCCTTCCGCGGTCCTCACGGCGCTGGTCGTCGCGGGCCTGCCGACCGACCGCTTCTTCTTCGAGGGTTTCCTGCCGCACAAGAGCGGATCGCGCCGGGCGCGGCTGGCGGAGCTGGCGCATGTGCCCGGCACGCTGGTGTTTTTCGAGAGCCCGCGACGGCTTGCGGAAACGCTCGAGGATTGCGCGGCGGCGCTCGGCCCCCGCAACGCCGCCATCGCGCGGGAATTAACCAAGATGTACGAGTCCGTGCGGCGGGGTCCGCTGGACGAACTCGCCGCCGCGCTGGCGCGGGAGGAGCCGCCTCGCGGCGAAATCGTGCTCCTCGTGGCGCCGCCCGAGGCCGGCGCGGCCGAATTGGCCGAGGCCGACCTCGACGCAAAAATCAACGAGGCGCTCGGCGCCTATTCGGTAAAAGACGCAGCCAGCGTCGTGTCCGCCGCCACCGGCCGGCCGCGCCGGCAGGTTTATGCGCGGGCGCTGCAACTTGCGGCGGAGCGGGAGAAGGCCCCTCCCCGACCCTGA